The window GTTCAGAAGGATTTTATCAAAGATAAGCAACAGATTATTTGTTATCTAAAAGAGCAGTGCTTTTTTTGTCAAAATACTTGTAGTAATTCGTCATATATGCTCCGATGCAATATATAAAGTTGCTTGTCTGATTGTTGATGTACAAATTGGCACGCAAAGGGAATGCACGGAACCTTTGGTCACTGCCTAACTTTTCCAATACATGTCCCTTAGGCTGACTACGTTCTGAACTTATTCTGACCATGTGTTTCAATCAAGTCAATTAGTTGATAAGATTCCTCTTTTCCTGATCTTCATCGCACAATTTTCTGATACTAAGCTGATTTACATGGAACAGGAAGAAGATGGAAAGGAAATAACCAAGGTTCTGCATCGATATACAGCGGACAAGCTTTCTTCCTTTGGGGAGCTAGCACTGATGTGAGTCCATATGTACAGTTCATGATATCAGTATCATCGTTGGAAATATTGTCTTTAATAACAAACAGCAGTGGATATCCCTATGAAGTGTAGTTTATTACACCAGTAGCACCACTGTTCATCTTTAAAAAATCATGGTATGAATATTAGTAAGTAGCTATCCGTATCATGGTACTTATCAGTCATGcaatttctttttcctcttgtacTCTTGAGGGGACGAGTCCCATTTTCTTGCATCCGCCATACTAAAATCCAGAAGTAGATATTCACAAACTAATCACTCAAACTCTTTTCAAGAGCGCATGAATCTTTGTCAAAATTTTGGGCTCTCTTGTAACCTGAGAAGAATAAATTGATTAAGAGAGCATTAATGTTTCTGAATTTAGTCTTAATTCTGAAACCTACCACACTCTCTTGTAAATTGTAATCAACATAGACAGGTTGTACTCGCTGTTtgattcatctagtcatcatTTATTCTTGTCATAAACAGGCATAATAAGCCACTTCAAGCTTCTGTTCGTGCTGTGACCAGTGGAACATTGTGGGCTCTAAAGAGGGAGGATTTTCGGGGAATTCTGATGTCAGAATTTTCAAGCATACCATCATTGAAATTGCTCCGATCAGTAGAGCTGTTTACAAGATTTACAGTGCTTCAACTAACTCAACTTGCTGAGTCACTTGTTGAAGTATCTTTTGCAGATGGGCAAACAATAGTAGACAAGGTACTTGGAGTAAACAAACAGTTGCTTATGATATCTTTTCAAGAATTTGCGCTTCTTTTTCTTGGTTATCAACCTAGTAGTAACTAAACTTTACTCGAGTATATGATTTTTCAGAATGATGATGTCTCTGCATTATATGTCATTCAAAGGGGACGTGTGAGACTTATATTGGCTGCTGATCAGATGAACTCGGATACTTGGGACCTTGTTAGTGCTCAAACAAAGCAGGCACAAAGCAGTCAGCAAAATGATAATTATGTGGTTGAGATAGACGAGGGAGGACACTTTGGAGAGTGGGCTCTCATTGGTGAAACCATTAGTTTCACTGCTATTGCTGTTGGTGATGTGACTTGTTCTACTATTGCAAAGGAGAAATTTGATACAATTGTTGGGCCTTTGCCTAAACTGTCACAAGCTGATGCCAGGTAATGTgtctgaaatattttttttatcgaGATAGGCCACGAATTGTTGTCAACCGTCAAACTTATCCTGTTGTATGGCCTCTATGCAGGATTAAAGAATCTCTGGTCACTAAGAAGAATGTTGCAGATGATGACTTTCCTTTTAGGAGAGTGCAGCTATATGATTTGGTAGGGGGTTAGTACTCCTTTCCTCCTCTCTAGCATGCTTTAGGAGATCTCATTGTGATTCTTTTTTACTGATACTCAATTGCGTATATGTTTCTCAGGAATGGAAAATGTGCATATATGCTGCTGATTGCAGTGAGATTGGTCTCGTCCAAATTAAGGGCTCTGGTATGATAATCAGTTCTGCCTGATTATATTGATATATGTTATGGGACAATAAGTTTTCCTGATAGACACTCCTATGTTTTGGTTAATCATGTTttgattttcctttttcttgtttgaatCATGGACCAGACAAGATCAGAAGTTTAAAGAGGTTTTACATCAAGAGAGTACAAGATCTCCATAAGGAAGTACAAGTCTTTGAGGAAAAGGAGCTTATGAAAAGCTTGAGCCAATCAGCTTGTGTGCCAGAAGTCTTATGCACTTGTGCTGACCAGTCATGTCTAGGAATATTGCTGAATTGCTGCCTTTGTTGCTCACTGGCTTCAATACTTCATACACCGCTAAATGAGTCATCTGCAAAGTTCTTTGCAGCCTCAGTTGTTATTGCTATAGAAGAACTTCATCAGGTGATTAGTGATTTTCTTCTTTATTGAGCAATCAACATATGAAACATTATATATTGGGTTTGGTATTTAATCCAAAATATGTGTTATGATGATTCTCTTGACATACATACTGATATGTATTTATGCATTTTCAGAAGTCCATCATATATAGAGGTGTTTCGGCAGACATTCTTATGCTTGACAGATCAGGACATCTGCAGCTGGTGGATTTTAGGTTTGCAAAGAAAATGGAAGGTGAAAGGACATACACAATATGTGGGATTGCTGACTCTCTAGCACCAGAGATAGTTCTTGGTAGGGGCCATGGATTTCCTGCTGACTGGTAAGTGGTTACTGACCCCTTTCTTACATAAGCATTCCATATAAATGCATCACGCATGTGTTATGAAATTGTGGCAGTCATTTTTTCTCACTTTATTTTTCTAATGTGACTGTAGTGATTTCAAAAGGAATGTGGCATCTCCTACCAACTGCATATGGAAATACTTTAAAATACTGTTTCCTCATCTAACCTCTTCTTTTCTGGAATGATAATGTTTATGGAACGggtgttcaatttttcaagctGAATAtgcaaattttgaaattttattttgttaAGTGACCTTTCATTCGGAGATTCTGGTAGTTGTAAGCACATATGTCATTTTTTTCTGTCAGATGCATGTGCCGAACTGGCATATTTCATCAACCTGATACTATCAGAACAGATTGAAGCATGCAAACTGCATTAGATACCTTCATCTCAGAAAAAATAAATGGAGAGATATACACCCTCGAAAAAGAATAAATAATGAAATTAGCATTGTGCTGACAGGACAATGCCTGATTGTGTTTTTCAGACACAGAATGTTTGAGTGGAAATCTTGACAGGCCAATTTGATTTTGTATGATCAGGTGGGCACTTGGAGTCTTGATCTATTTCATGCTGCAGTCTGACATGCCATTTGGGTCCTGGAGGGAGAGCGAGCTGGAACCTGTTACAAAAATTGCCAAAGGCCACCTTGTTATTCCATCAACGTTCAGTGCGGAAGTTGTTGACCTTATAACCAAGGTTACATCCAATCTCGACAATTGCAATTCAACTCTTCGATTGTTTTTAGCTTATTCAGATTTCATACAACAGAACTACTTAATTTCTTCTGTCATCTTGACAGCTACTTGTGATAGATGAAAATGTTCGCCTCGGAACCAGTGGTGCTGAAGCTGTGAAAAAGCATCCCTGGTTTGATGGCATTGACTGGGAACAAGTCGCATCTGGGACTTATGCAGTACCTGATGAAGTCACTGAGCGCATCAATAGCTGTATAGAAACTCTTTATGAGGACTTGACAGTGTCTCCTGCGCCAATTGAAGACCCAGATGATCATACTGTTCCAGAATGGATCCAAGATTGGTGATCTCAGTAGTTGAAATACGATTGTCCAAAGATGGATCTGTTCTAGACTTCTAGTTGAGTGTCTTTAGATTTTCATGGAGCATTCTTATATCAAGTACGTGAAAGAAGGTATACATGTGACTAAATCTAGCTAATAAGTTAGGTCGAAATTGACAAGTTGTAAATACCAAAGATTCCTTTTGTGATCATCTGTCGGCTCGCAACTATCTTACAAAATTTGGGATGTGCCAAAAGAAGGTCCAAATAGGTGCTCAGTCAACAACAAGAGACTGTTTGCTCTATGAATATTTTGCCTGAGTTCAGCTAGGGGCCTAGGGATCGAGCCTGTTTGTCTGTCGAGTGAGCTTTAGGAGTTGTGCCTTGTACACCACAATCAGGGTTTTTTCAAAACCCAACCTTCTTTGTCGTGTTGCCTTGGAGGGTGGTACTCAACCCTATTAAGCTATAAGAAAAGGTGGAGAATTCCATTAATGTCTGGTAAGAAGGGTTTTGGAGGAAAATGTTGGGAATTCGTGTACACGAACTGTTGTTCTTTTATAGTTATCTAAATTGTGCAAAGGAGGACGTTTTCTCctgtttctgaaaaaaaatcgaATGGGAGGACAACAATTCTTATGGTAAATACTGAATACAGTCTTTTGTCGATTGTATGTCGATTTGTAGTTTTTTTTAATAGAAGACAGCAACATGATTGACAAATGACGTGGCGCGCCATGTGTTGCTAATATGCTCATATTTCGCTAATATGCTCATATGTACCATTAAAAATTATAGAACGCATTGTGTTGTCACATACTTccttcctccgttccaaattatatgtgattttggcttttctaggcATGTAGTTATTGCTACATACCTAGATATACCATATATCTAGATATATACAAAATCTATGAATCTAGAcatcttataatttggaacggatatAATATATAAGCTTCACACTGCCTTCATCTTTTTGTTAACTCTTTTAGCCTTTTTGTATTagacgtgatgcaatgccagaAACTATAATATTTAACACCCTAAAATATTTACTTTTGGAATGTGAATATGTTTTAGTCGTTTAGgttttcctaaaaaaatttcAGAGTTCTCTGAAATTTATTCTCAATTTT is drawn from Panicum virgatum strain AP13 chromosome 1N, P.virgatum_v5, whole genome shotgun sequence and contains these coding sequences:
- the LOC120655411 gene encoding protein phosphatase 2C and cyclic nucleotide-binding/kinase domain-containing protein-like isoform X1 translates to MGCSASKCCSQLKCSLCSNGCLCLGQTSDSSRESRGKSSRGRGKTDSTGSDDSSDDLGEDDDALNQMCTTRESTVGISRLSRVSSQFLPPDGSRKVQVPLGNYYLRYSYLSQRGYYPESLDKPNQDSYCIHTPFGTSPDDHFFGVFDGHGEYGAQCSQFVKRRLCENLLRDNRFRTDAVLALHAAFVATNLQLHADNLDDSMSGTTAITILVRGKTIYVANTGDSRAVIAEKRGDDIVAVDLSIDQTPYRFDELERVKACGARVLTLDQIEGLKNPDVQCWGTEESDDGDPPRLWVQNGMYPGTAFTRSIGDSVAESIGVIADPEIFVLDLNSKNPFFVLASDGVFEFLSSQTVVDMISKYKDPRDACAEIVAESYRLWLQYETRTDDITIILVHINGLTDMESTQTVTKVSLQPPQQVVGLAGSESPLTVSSNTNNQRSRHDLSCTRLRALESSLEDGQLWVPPSPSHRKTWEEQAHIERVLHDHFLFRKLTDSQCHVILDCMQRVEVKPGDIVVQQGGEGDCFYVVGSGEYEVLAIQEEDGKEITKVLHRYTADKLSSFGELALMHNKPLQASVRAVTSGTLWALKREDFRGILMSEFSSIPSLKLLRSVELFTRFTVLQLTQLAESLVEVSFADGQTIVDKNDDVSALYVIQRGRVRLILAADQMNSDTWDLVSAQTKQAQSSQQNDNYVVEIDEGGHFGEWALIGETISFTAIAVGDVTCSTIAKEKFDTIVGPLPKLSQADARIKESLVTKKNVADDDFPFRRVQLYDLEWKMCIYAADCSEIGLVQIKGSDKIRSLKRFYIKRVQDLHKEVQVFEEKELMKSLSQSACVPEVLCTCADQSCLGILLNCCLCCSLASILHTPLNESSAKFFAASVVIAIEELHQKSIIYRGVSADILMLDRSGHLQLVDFRFAKKMEGERTYTICGIADSLAPEIVLGRGHGFPADWWALGVLIYFMLQSDMPFGSWRESELEPVTKIAKGHLVIPSTFSAEVVDLITKLLVIDENVRLGTSGAEAVKKHPWFDGIDWEQVASGTYAVPDEVTERINSCIETLYEDLTVSPAPIEDPDDHTVPEWIQDW